In the Fusarium falciforme chromosome 6, complete sequence genome, ACGCGCAGCAACTCTCCCAACAGGGCCGATCCTGGAAGCCAAGTGCCGAAGTCCTGGTGCTTACAGTGCAGTACAGCACGTACGAGCGGCTTGCGAGGCAAGATCGCTCATCGTACATATGTATGTAGGTGCTGGCACCAGGAAAGGTCATCCCCTGGCACCAACTGTCGCCTTCTCGGGCCGTCAAGCGTTCATCCGGGCGAGGACATCTTTCCATAATGACAGATTCAGTTTGGCCAGAAGGGTAAGCGACAGTTGTTTGACTGTCTAGAGCGATCCTGCTCTCGGGTGAGTAAAACGACACACACGGATACGGCTTCACCTCCAGGGTCTATGAGCCAGACATACAAAAGACCTGGCTCAATTGGATAACTGAACGACAGAACATGAAGGATCGGAGTTGACTCGTTTGCTCTCGGACATTGGGTGGCTTCTTTATCGCCTGATGGTGAACATGTAGAGAATGAAGGCTCCTCACGGATTGAGAAATCCGAAGGTCGACAGAGAGAAGGTAATTGCTTTACCGAAATAATTACACGAGAATAGCTTCCCACCAAGACGAGATATCGTCACTCGAGCATGCAAGTTGCCACGCGACGTTGCATTGCCGGCTGACTTGGTGTCGACGCTCAAACACTCGAGGTCCATACAAAGAAGCCACAGACAAGCAATATGATACATCGTGATTCAAAAGGCTACGGCCCCGTCTTTCTAAATCTGGCATCTACCCTCCAACTCTTCTCCGGATCTAGCCAAAAGCGAGTCTAGCTTCAGGTCCCACTCGGAGAGAATTGCCATTGGGATGAGAAACGAGGGCAGCGAGGTATGCCGATCTTGGAAAGATTTCCCCGAAACTAGGAGTGAGGGGGCGAAAACTATTGATGAGAGGGCCCTGAGCAAGCGCCGGGAAGTTCTTGCTAATTTTGAGGTCATAAGATGGTCTTGGGCATGGAGATGCTTCCAGACGAAACATCCATGTCAAGGCACACACCGGCACTTGGGATCGCAAGGCTTCCCCGGGTCATGCTCTCATCTCGTGGGGGGAACTACATCCTACGCAAGGTCCAGGCGCACGCACGGGGTAGTTTACGGCGACCAGCTGGGGTAAAATCAGGCCATGATGCTCAACGCGATGGTGTTGATAGGTGAGAAGAGTATGGATACATGCACGATCAAGATGGATCTCGAAGGAATTTAGGCGCGTGCGAACGAGACTGCGGCTCCTGTCTTGCTCGGAAACTGGCCGTACAGAGAGAGACTTGTTGGTCGTAACTAAGGGTCTTCTAGAATGGACCCTTGACTTGTCTCACTTCAGAGACTGAAATTTGGTCCAGGTGATCAACTTGTGAAGAAGGCTTCTACACGCGTGGTAAGCTTCGAGAGTCTTTTCCGGGCGCCAATGCTCGGCCGAGAATTACCAATCTAGGCAGCATTGAAGGATCTAGAGATCTACTCGTGCGCATGGAGATGAGGCAAAATCAAGGGTCCAGCTTCCAATATACAGGGCCGGCCGGTTCCTGTTTGGTACCTGTCAAGCAACATTCTCCGAGCTGTCTTCATCGCCCAGCTCCGGCCGTGACCCGGGTCCGTTTACCGGTTCTATTTTCCCCGCGTGACgtagaaagaaaaaaaaaagttggagCTGAGACAGGGGGAAACAAAGAGGTGAGAGGTTTTCGGCGAATCGAGGCTCATCCAATTCAACGTGGTTTGCAGATTCCAGCCCCCGCGATATCTGGGTTCTTCTCCACAAGAGAGAACCATGATGCTAATTCTAGTTCGGTGGAGCCGCATCTGAGGGTGACCCTGAGGCCCGAATAGGATATGCCCGGCGGCTCTAGGAGAATACGGTAAAGGGACGTGGAGAGGTACAGATGCCATGTGGCGTCTCCCGGCGGGTCTAACCCATTATAGAGCTCTGAACAGAGAAACTCTTTCCGGTCACGATCCACCGTCCCCAGACGTCGGCCACGGCGACGGCAGAGTCAACCACATCGAGGCCAACTCTGTGAGGGAAGACGAGGCCAAACACCCACTTGGATGACGCAGATTGGTCATGACGCGGAGGCAAGATCCAATTCTTGTGCGGGGGAAGGATATGCAAACTTGTGTGTGGAGGGGATCTATCTCGTTGAGATGGAACtcgagatggacgagacAAGAAACTACATAAAGACCCTCGAGACACGACTTTGAATCGATTATTCTCCAGActcatcatcctctctcAAGCAATCCCTTGAACATCACAAGCACATCCAAAGCTTGTCTCAAAACATCATCTCACTCAGTTCCCCCTCTTCACCACTTACACACACTCCATCAATCACAATGGCTCCCGGCGCTGTTGTCGACGACTTCACCAGCCACGACGGccaggccctcgaggccctcTCTGACAAGATCGACGACGTCAACGTCATCAAGTACGACGAAAAGTCCAAGTTTGACAGCGAAAAGGACAAGAACACCTTCCGCCAGTACGCCGATGCTACCGACCGCGTCAAGAACTTTTACCGCGAGCAGCACCACAAGCAGACCGTCTCGTACAACCTGGCTGCCCGCAACCGCTTCTACAATGCCACCCGTCCCCGCGCCGAGATGACCATCTGGgaggccatggagaagctcaacaccCTCGTCGACGAGTCCGACCCCGACACCTCGCTCTCCCAGATCCAGCACCTCCTCCAGTCCGCTGAGGCCATCCGCCGCGACGGCAAGCCCCGCTGGATGCAGCTGACCGGTCTCATTCATGATCTGGGCAAGCTGatgctcttcttccctgAGCTCGAGACCCAGGGCCAGTGGGATGTTGTGGGAGACACATTCCCCGTTGGCTGCGCCTTCAGTGACAAGATCATCTACCCCGAGACTTTCGCCGAGGGCAACCCCGACGCCAGCAACCCCGACTACAACACCAAGTACGGCATCTACTCTCCCAACTGCGGCCTCGACAACATCATGCTCAGCTGGGGCCACGACGAGTACCTCTACCACGTCGTCAAGGACCAGTCCACCCTCCCCGACGAGGCCCTGGCCATGATCCGCTACCACTCCTTCTACCCCTGGCACCGCGAGGGCGCCTACCGCCACCTCATGTGCGACAAGGACTacgagatgatgaaggccgTCCAGGCCTTCAACCCCTACGACCTGTACTCCAAGAGCGACGGTGTCCCCGacgccgagaagctcaagcccTACTACATGGAGCTCATTGACGAGTACTTCCCCCAGCGCGTCCTCAAGTGGTAAATGTGCCaaagggaaaaagaaaatagaAGCGTTATAGAGCATTTGGTTTTTTGAGTGTTTGCAGGCCAGGGAATAAGGCCATGGGATTTAGGGATATATCGAATTGAGCGAATGAATGAATATAAATCGTTGATGATCACTGAGCTGAAGTTCATTGAATGTGGAAAATGTGAATGAAAAGAATTCGGTGCGAGTAAGCAagccttgcttgcttgtaAACTTTCATTGCCAAGCAGGCCTATGAGGTTGTGATTGCTGTCTCCGCATACATTTGTAACGAATTTCTTTGACGGATCGTATCTTGTAGCCTATTCGGTTGATAATTGGCAAAATAGACCTCATCGACTGAAACTCACATTTTTGCTGTCCGGGCTGGAAAACACCAAGTGTCAGGAGAAAAATGAAGCTATTCCCAGTCAATGGCCATATTATTCGCAAGTAGACTTTTTGAATCGATAAGACcgataagaaaaaaaagttgcTGGACGCCAGTGGGTTTTTCCGAGGCTAGCGTACTAAGCCATGATAGGTTAGGTGCATGAACCTCAGGCCAATCACGTAATGATCCGTCTCAGAGCTGCCCCTCAGTCAGTTGGAAATTTGGAGGAAAGAGCGCCGAGACCCAAGAAAGATTATCGAAGTCTCGCTGAGAAATCGACAAttcctccaccatctcctcACAACATCTCGACAGCCTCGAATCCAAGATGGGAGCCACAAAGAGAAAGCGCGATCAGGCTGAAGAGTCGAAAGCCGCCGAGAAGCCTGCCGAGACACAAGTCGAAAAGCCTgcgcagcaacagcaagaggaagagacTTCCTTCGTcgatcttggtcttgatccTAGACTTCTCCAGGCCGTCGCGCAGCAAAAGTTTGCGAAGCCTACTCTTGTGCAGCGCAAGGCCATTCCGCTTGCTCTCAACGGTCAGGATGTCCTCGCAAAGGCTGATTGCGGTTCTGGAAAGACTGCCGCCTATGTCCTGCCTCTGCTGTCGAGCATCCTAAAGCGCAAGACCGTATGTACATACCATTCACGTCTGGGATCATACAGCTCACTAACCATTGTGCTTGCAGACCGACTCGACCGCCTTCACAGCCGCTCTCATCCTCGTACCGACTCGCGAGCTTGCCGATCAAGtcttcaaggccattgaACAGTTCGCCAGCTTCTGCGCCAAGGACATCAGCACCGTCAAGTTGACCGACAAGGTCTCCAACGCCGTCCAGCGCGCTCTCCTCTCCAACTCCCCCGACATTGTCATTTCGACTCCCGCGACCGCATGGCACAATGTCAACTCGTCCGCCCTCTCGCTCGATAAGCTCACACATCTGGTCCTCGACGAGGCGGATCTTGTCCTTTCCTACGGTTACAGCGAGGACCTGGAGAACCTTTCGCGATCCGTTCCCAAGGGTATCCAGGTTATGATGATGAGTGCGACCCTCACCGATGAGGTTGATACGCTCAAGGGAATCTTCCGACGCGACCCGACATTGCTGGAtctgaaggagaaggaggctgagggcgAGGGCATCACTCAGTTTGTCGCCAAGTACGTGCACGACGGTCTCCTGCATATGCGACACGATTGCTAACAGTCTACAGGTGTGGTGAAGACGAAAAGTTCCTTCTGGCCTATGTCATCTTCAAGCTCCGACTCATCAAGGGCAAGTGCATCATCTTTGTCAGTGACATTGACCGATGCTACCGATTAAAGCTCTTCTTTGAGCAGTTTGGCATTCGAAGCTGTATTCTCAACTCAGAGCTTCCCCTGAACTCGAGAGTGCATGTTGTGGAGGAGTTCAACCGGAATGTGTACGACATTATTATCGCCGCAGACGAGAAGAACGACATGCTGGGCGACGATGAGGCAGCTGAGGGCGAAGGAGATgaagccaaggagaaggctaCCGAGGGAGACGACGATGCTGAAGTGGAGGCGAAGCgaccaaagaagaaggctaAGAAGTCTAAGGGTGACAAGGAGTATGGTGTATCAAGAGGTATGCGACTGGCCCATTCCTCGAAAGACTGGCCTGTTCATCTTTCGAGACTACAAGATCATCTGCTAACTCAAACATAGGTGTCGACTTCAAAAAGGTGTCGGCAGTCATCAACTTCGATCTTCCCACCACAGCATCATCATACACACACAGGATAGGACGTACAGCCCGGGCTGGACAGACCGGCATGGCCCTGTCCTTCGTTGTCCCCAAGGAGCTCTACCGAAAACACGTCCccacctcaacaccaactgccgagaaggatgagaaggTCATGGCCAAGATCATCAGGCAGCAGGCGAAGCGGGGCAAGGAGGTGAAGCCTTACAACTTCAACATGGATCAGGTTGATCCTTTCCGATACCGAATGAACGATGCGCTACGTGCTGTCACCAAGGTTGCTATCCGAGAGGCGAGAACGAGGGAGCTCAGACAGGAGCTACTCAAGAGTGAGAAGCTAAAGCGGTATGTTTGCATTCGATTATCGATTCATGAAACCATATATTGACAAGTGACACCAGGTACTTTGAGGAGAACCCCACCGAACTCACACACCTTCGTCATGACGGCGAACTGCGAACAGCCAGACAGCAGGCTCACCTGAAGCACGTCCCCGAATATCTCCTCcccaaggacggcaagcAGGCCTTGACAAAGGACATAGGCTTCGTGGCCATGAGAAAGGAtcgcaaggtcaaggggaagaagggtcGGGGATTCAAGGTTGGATCCAGGAAACGGGATCCCCTTAAGACGTTCAAGGCGAGGCGGAAGACGAAATAGACACGGCAAGGGGTCGAGTAATGGTAGCAGCGTTTTTCATAGTTTTTGGGCGAGATACCTTGCATTGGAAAAGAACTATTGCCTTGTGCTTTGTTGCTATCCTAACTTCTATGACGGTTTGGTCTTAACTTGAATATCTAAGCATCAACGTTACGCACCACACCGTTCAGCAACCACCTCGGACTTTACACTTTTCTCCGTCCTCCCCTATCAATTGACCCATCAACACGATCTATATTGTCTCATAAAAACCTTGTTCGAGACCCTTTCCCGCAAAACCTCAAGGTCTGTTGCCAGACGTGGTTAGTTGCCCGAGTGCCGAGCTTAGTCATTCATGCACGATGGTCGGAGCGCCGGAGACAACGGGGTCTTTCGGCCGGGTTGAAGGTCCGGGCTGCGGACTGACACCGGAAGACAGAATGTTTTCACGGAAATTTTGATGAATGACGGAAGACTAACTGGAAGGGGGGGAAAGTATAAAGAGGGACTTGGAGAACGTTGTTGGGAGATTGTTTAGAGCAGACAGAACAGACAGACATCTTCAACTAGCACTTACACCATAACTCCGAGGTCTACATCAAGCTTCACTTGTCCTACAAAACATCATGGCTCCTCCTGCACAGCTTCCTCTTCGCCAACTGGGCAAGAATGGCCCCAAGATCCCAGCTGTAGGCTTCGGCCTCATGGGTATCAGCATCGGCTACGGTGCCACCGAGTGTGTAAATCCCGAGGCGACATCGACTCTCTCACTAACAACCCCCAGATCAGATGAGGAGCGCCTCAAAGTCCTCGACCGTGCCTGGGAGCTGGGCTGCACCAACTGGGACACTGCCGATGCCTATGCTGACAGCGAGGACCTTATTGGCAAGTGGTTCAAGCTGCACCCTGAGCGCCGCGAGGACATTTTCCTAGCGTCCAAGTTTGGGCTCAAGATGGTCGACGGCAACCTCGTGACGGATTCGTCGCCTGAATATGTGAGGGAGTGTATTGACAGGAGTCTGAAGCGGCTCGGTGTTGAGCACATTGATCTTTACTACATGCATCGTGCGAATGAGGACGTGCCTATCGAGAAGACGGTCGAGGCCATGAAGCAACTGGTAGAGTAAGTTGTCCCAAGGCAGTCTTCAGCAGAAAGGGGGGCTAACAACGAACAGggagggcaaggtcaagtaCCTGGGTCTGTCAGAGGTCTCATCCACGACGCTCCGCCGCGCCCACGCCGTGCATCCCATCTCGGCCGTGCAGGTCGAGTACAACCCCTGGACGCTCGATATCGAGGGCCCCTCAGGAACGCACCTCCTGAAGACGTGCGAGGAGCTGGACGTGTCCGTCTTTGCCTACTCGCCCCTTGGACGAGGCATCTTGACGGGCAGGTACCGCTCGGTCGACGACTTTGAGGAGGGAGACTTCAGGCGGAACCTAACACGGTTCCAGGGGGAAAACTTCCGCAAGAACCTCATCATCGTGGACAAGTTCAACGAGCTGGCGAAGCAAAAGGGGCACACCTCCTCGCAGCTCGTCCTCGCCTGGCTGCTGGAGCAAAGCCCACGCGTGTTTGTGATCCCCGgcaccaagaagatcaagtacCTCGAGGAGAACGTGGGAGCGTCGCGAGTGACGGTGAGCAAGggggaggagcaggagctgAGAAGACTTGTGCTCGAGGCTGGGGTTGAGGGAGGGCGAGATCCCACGTTTGGAAACTACACAGACACCGCTCCTCTCGAGGCATGAGTGTGGCCAGGAGTGAAAGCAAGACCTACTTTCGATAGTGCAGCGCGTATGCATGCCCAACTTGGCCAGAAGATTCTTCCCCCCCCTTATGCAGTGTGCCCACAAAGTATATTACCCACGTACTCACTCTGTAGACGGTCCCGGCCTTGTTAGGGAGTTCAAGTTGGCAGCCCCTGGCCTACATAGTATCTGCCCACACAGTCAGTAAACGAAAGTTGGGAGAGCATTCTGCCCTTGGCAATGCCACCACGGATGTAACATGGTAAACCAGACCCCCGTGACCTCCCACCCAACAATCGAGCCAGACGATCTCGCTCCCGTTCTCAACAGCGggatcctcctcttcttatGAGTGACAGCGGCGCCTGGTCTCGAACTAGTTCAGAAAGACAAAGCAACCCTCCTCCATGGTAAGCTCGGCATGAGGCTTGATCAAGGCGCACGATTAGATCTGGACAGCCAAGTGCCATCAATCATCTAGACGGCAACAGAAGCCAtcccgagctcaaggacaCGCCGGGCCAGCCCGTCGCCGGCAGGGACCCCTGCAGTAACGTCGCCATGCTAGACCTCAGCGCCAAACATGCTCAGCCGCTCGCCAACTCCCGATTCTCGGAACCTCTCCGATTGCACAAGCGCGTCGCGGATGGCTTGATCGCACCCTTGTCGGCTGAGAAACGGCTCCGTGGTGGCCCTTCAACATTTCCCAGCGGCGGTGAGGTGAGGCAGCATACAGTAGAGACGAATGCGTCGATGATGAACTGAGGCATCGCGGGATGACACACCAACGTCGCGGATACAGAATAGTCTCGGCATAGTTCCGACTAGCAAGCCAGTAAGCTCGCTGCGGGACCTGGGGGGGCCATCAGAGAGGAATGTCTCGGAGCGGCACTGTAACTGTACGCGGACGAGATAAAACAAAGACGTTATCGCATGTGGTGACTGAATCAAGAAGCGGCTCAAGGTCATCATGAGATATTCCGGTGCCACCACGCGTGCAGGGACGCTAGTAGGGATCACCATCCCTGAACATCCCACGCGGCTTTCTAGAAGAATgatcagcagcagcgacagcgacagcgagAGGACAGACACCGAACGAGGTGTCCGCTATTTTGGCCGAGATTCCCAGATTTCCCCCGAGCAAATCTGTCGCCTTTGGCATTTAGCCTTAAGAGATGCTGGAGTCAATCCGGGGACTCCAAGATCGCAGGGCGCTTTGGCGAGCGCATGGAGACGGGACATATCCATCCAGGATGGGCCTCTCTTGTTCGGCCTCTCTCTCTTGGATATCCTCCCTCACCTTGAGCCCTCCAGGAGACGTCTGCCCCCCACCCGCGGCCCGCGGTGAGAAAGGGAATCCTTACCAGGCGTCGAGTTCTGCTGGTCAAGGTCAATGTGCATATCCGCCTGCCGACCGACGACGCACTGACGAATTCGACATTTTGGGCTTCAAGGTGAGATGATTGCCTTGCGGATCGTCTATGTACCATCGTCCCACGTGTCTCGGCAGAGTCGCTGATATGGCTGGTTTACGCCCAGCGAACAAGACATGGTCATCAAGACGtgccaccatcatctccccCTGGATGGCGAAAAGGATGTAGCGAGGGTCCAGAGTCGATTGATTCCCCACTGGCTCGCCtgtttgttggtgttgatggcagCCCGGTCCATGTGCAATGCCTTCTGCCCTTCACCTTTGGCACGCCGTGTCACCGCGCAATGCCGCAGATGAACGGGGCTCAGAGTGGGCGCTAATGTACGACGGCAGCCTCTTCAGCCCAAGAACCGACATATCGCAGCAGGGTGGCGCCCGCTGTGTGATAAGGTATCATTAATTCGAAATGCAACCCGGTGGAGGCTAGTTGCAGCGCAACACTTGCGGCTCGCGATTTGCGGCTCACGATGCGCTCCTCACGCAGTCAAGTCACAGGAGAAATGTGATGGATCCATGGCACAGCATCCCGGTATGATCAAGGTGTGGTCGCGAGAGTTTCCGAACGGGGATCCTAAAGAGTAACCGCAACCAAGCATGACATGGATCTCTTGCTGATAGTTTCGTGATCATGACAAGGCCAATGGCTGAGAGGTTCCATTCGTTGACCAAGGAGAAAGGCCTTTTGCCAGCAGATAGAAATCGAGCCTCCGGTATTTCCCTTTGCTGACGGGGCCAATTCCCTGATTACTCTAGTCTCTCGAAGCGCGACAGACGCGCCATCCCAACTCAAAGTAAAAGAGTCGTCCCGTTCTGGTCAAGGTGTCGAAGCTTGCGTGCTCGGATAAGGCAAGATAAATGCTGCAGCTTCTCTAGCCCCGTCTCTTCATCAGCGTCCGTTGCAACTCGGATGATGGCTGGCCCGTCAACATCCGACTGTAACAAAGATATTGTTCCAGTCCCGTCTCGTCATTCCGAGTTTTGGGTCGAAGTTGCATGTTAGTGGGACCCTCTGCGATGCCGCACAGAATTGGGTTGCCAGCAGCAAGGGCACGATGGATGATCGGCAGGGTCAGACTCTATTCCCGTCAGTGGATAGCCAATCTTTGCGCAGCCGCAACCGCACCTCTCGATGCCTCTATTGGGCAGCAGTTGGCAGGCAATTGTTGACCTTGCAACACCACTACTAACAGAAACTGAAGCGAAAGAAACCTCTTTAGCTAACCCACCCCTGGATCATAAGATCGCAGGCCATGTCAGGAGAGCCAACTACCCTATGCGATAGCAAACGAGACGTTACCCAGACCGTGGGACCGTGGGGTCGGCGGTGAAGATGACGGGTCGGTCGAGTCAGCGGAGGAAACAAGGTGACCCCCATGGGCTGTCGGTCAAGGACGGGGAGGCCTGTCACCGGGGTGGGTAAGCTTTCTTCACCTATAAGCGCTCTGTAATTGGAACGGCTGATTGTGCATAGACGGTTTTCGGGGTCTTGACACGCTGGGACGGTGTTCCAGCGCCGATTCACACCCACCACCCGCATCCGCAGAATATGTACCAAGAGCCGACTACCTACACAGACCTAGCTGGGCTGCGATGCGGCTTGACGATTTGGTCCCGTCTTGAATGGATGGTTCGACAAAGCCGAGCTTCGGCCTAGTTGTTCAAGGTCCGGGGAGTGGGCACCTTGATGGACCGCCCTGAAGCCTCATTTGGCTCAACATTGCTGATCTGCTTGCGCTGCTGGACTGTACACATAAATAAGTGTCCAGCCTCCGCCCGCGTCGAGGGACGTGCTGCCTCCTGTCAAACCTCCGTATCTTTGCGCAAACCTGCTGCTTTGACAACTAGTGGCGTCTGACGCGAGACCCCTTGCCTTGCCCGTCATCGCCCGTCATTGTGGTAGCAACTCATCGACGCCATTCGCTGGCCCAAGAATTGAGGCCACCAATTTTCAGCTTTCCTCAAAAGGAGTGTCCCTCCCAGTGCAAGAATTTCTGGGATCCTGttgtctttgtctttgtcCTGGTTGTGGCGAATCGACCTGAACCACCATGGCTACTGAGGAGCCCATGCTCATGCGAATCCCTCCGGAGATTCGCATGCTGATATACGAATACCTGCTCGACAATGGCGGGAATAGAGATATCGCGATCCGGAATCAATCGAAGTGCGAGTACCAGGCTCGCCGCTCAAAGTGCCAACGGTCCGCCTACCACATCGTGGAGCGGTCGTTTGCCAAGATGTCATACGAAACAACATACTGCGCCGACGCCGAAACCGATCGAGCGATGCACACGGCGGTCATGCACATCAACAGAAAAATCCGGGAAGAGGCGTCCCATTTTCTGTACACAAGACACGCCTTCCACTTTGGCGAGGACCTGGAGGCCGTGGTGCCTTTCCTCGCTGATAAGACACCACGCACTA is a window encoding:
- a CDS encoding Inositol oxygenase; its protein translation is MAPGAVVDDFTSHDGQALEALSDKIDDVNVIKYDEKSKFDSEKDKNTFRQYADATDRVKNFYREQHHKQTVSYNLAARNRFYNATRPRAEMTIWEAMEKLNTLVDESDPDTSLSQIQHLLQSAEAIRRDGKPRWMQLTGLIHDLGKLMLFFPELETQGQWDVVGDTFPVGCAFSDKIIYPETFAEGNPDASNPDYNTKYGIYSPNCGLDNIMLSWGHDEYLYHVVKDQSTLPDEALAMIRYHSFYPWHREGAYRHLMCDKDYEMMKAVQAFNPYDLYSKSDGVPDAEKLKPYYMELIDEYFPQRVLKW
- a CDS encoding Aldo-ket-red domain-containing protein; translated protein: MAPPAQLPLRQLGKNGPKIPAVGFGLMGISIGYGATESDEERLKVLDRAWELGCTNWDTADAYADSEDLIGKWFKLHPERREDIFLASKFGLKMVDGNLVTDSSPEYVRECIDRSLKRLGVEHIDLYYMHRANEDVPIEKTVEAMKQLVEEGKVKYLGLSEVSSTTLRRAHAVHPISAVQVEYNPWTLDIEGPSGTHLLKTCEELDVSVFAYSPLGRGILTGRYRSVDDFEEGDFRRNLTRFQGENFRKNLIIVDKFNELAKQKGHTSSQLVLAWLLEQSPRVFVIPGTKKIKYLEENVGASRVTVSKGEEQELRRLVLEAGVEGGRDPTFGNYTDTAPLEA